The proteins below are encoded in one region of Ochotona princeps isolate mOchPri1 chromosome 24, mOchPri1.hap1, whole genome shotgun sequence:
- the LOC105941937 gene encoding transmembrane protein 180 isoform X1, which translates to MIFLNVNSAAWAYSVVTLGTDLLNSAFSFFYVKLFLHLYKISEETFCQAQAILMIWNILNDLIGYFCDSFKADCGTSRYLSALLGGPLCAMAFLLPWFPWKNYQEGDWLNGIHLMVSSCAFESTLSCIQQAQCRWFVGTFPRHESRLRLLKINHVASLIGSASVLFFGLISNNMESLPEFQAAAVLIAFLAAASMRAGMNHMKCFEWKRSLEENVPLGTEEDLALWMGQILTQKNLYLFLITSFFQVFHLAVFSNFMMIFTDHLIPGDILSSSVRSVMYGASFICPQCLLLVGHSWLKKFGYYKIILVSFYLEGTASIVMLLLGADYYYCLALYLTLIMVIVKASYCLFNLPLADMIDAELLKFNRQPLFPSMVFGINALLTKPARFLAPMVILSKLTQFGYRSPDRSALLDLPGAVFDLVCLLPLGIAIIQIMVWSLFSIKNKTDYTRTF; encoded by the exons ATGATCTTTTTAAATGTGAACTCTGCTGCTTGGGCATACTCTGTGGTCACTCTAGGGACTGACCTGCTAAATTCCGCCTTCAGCTTCTTCTATGTGAAACTCTTTTTGCATCTGTACAAGATTTCGGAAGAGACCTTTTGTCAAGCCCAG GCAATTTTGATGATCTGGAATATTCTTAATGACCTGATTGGGTATTTTTGTGACAGTTTTAAGGCCGACTGTGGTACAAGCCGTTATCTTTCTGCATTGCTGGGTGGCCCTCTGTGTGCAATGGCCTTCCTGCTTCCTTGGTTCCCTTGGAAAAACTATCAAGAAGGCGACTGGCTTAATGGAATTCACCTGATGGTGTCATCGTGTGCCTTTGAGAGCACCCTCTCCTGTATTCAGCAAGCCCAGTGTAGATGGTTTGTAGGGACCTTCCCTAGACATGAAAGTAGGCTTCGTCTTCTTAAAATCAACCACGTGGCATCACTGATAGGCTCGGCCAGTGTCCTTTTCTTTGGCCTCATCTCCAATAACATGGAGAGTTTGCCCGAATTTCAGGCTGCCGCTGTGCTCATTGCCTTTCTTGCCGCTGCCAGTATGCGTGCTGGCATGAACCACATGAAATGTTTTGAATGGAAAAGAAGCCTGGAGGAAAATGTGCCCTTGGGGACAGAGGAGGATCTTGCCTTATGGATGGGACAGATCCTGACCCAGAAGAACTTGTACCTTTTTCTGATCacgagtttcttccaagtcttccatttAGCCGTCTTCAGCAACTTCATGATGATCTTCACAGATCACCTCATTCCCGGGGACATCCTTTCTTCGTCTGTAAGGAGCGTCATGTATGGCGCAAGCTTCATTTGCCCACAG TGCCTCCTACTTGTGGGTCATTCCTGGCTGAAGAAATTTGGTTATTATAAGATCATCCTAGTTTCTTTCTACCTAGAAGGGACAGCTTCCATTGTCATGTTACTTCTGGGAGCGGACTACTATTACTGTTTGGCTCTCTATCTCACGCTTATCAT ggtgATAGTGAAAGCTTCTTATTGCTTATTTAACCTGCCTCTAGCTGACATGATTGACGCAGAATTACTTAAGTTCAATAGGCA GCCACTCTTTCCCTCAATGGTTTTTGGCATCAATGCTTTGCTTACCAAACCTGCTCGGTTTTTAGCTCCCATGGTGATACTTTCCAAGCTCACTCAGTTTGGATATAGAAGCCCAGACAGAag
- the LOC105941937 gene encoding transmembrane protein 180 isoform X2, which produces MIFLNVNSAAWAYSVVTLGTDLLNSAFSFFYVKLFLHLYKISEETFCQAQAILMIWNILNDLIGYFCDSFKADCGTSRYLSALLGGPLCAMAFLLPWFPWKNYQEGDWLNGIHLMVSSCAFESTLSCIQQAQCRWFVGTFPRHESRLRLLKINHVASLIGSASVLFFGLISNNMESLPEFQAAAVLIAFLAAASMRAGMNHMKCFEWKRSLEENVPLGTEEDLALWMGQILTQKNLYLFLITSFFQVFHLAVFSNFMMIFTDHLIPGDILSSSVRSVMYGASFICPQCLLLVGHSWLKKFGYYKIILVSFYLEGTASIVMLLLGADYYYCLALYLTLIMVIVKASYCLFNLPLADMIDAELLKFNRQPLFPSMVFGINALLTKPARFLAPMVILSKLTQFGYRSPDRRNVLGGCYYMPGTKVLEMKGE; this is translated from the exons ATGATCTTTTTAAATGTGAACTCTGCTGCTTGGGCATACTCTGTGGTCACTCTAGGGACTGACCTGCTAAATTCCGCCTTCAGCTTCTTCTATGTGAAACTCTTTTTGCATCTGTACAAGATTTCGGAAGAGACCTTTTGTCAAGCCCAG GCAATTTTGATGATCTGGAATATTCTTAATGACCTGATTGGGTATTTTTGTGACAGTTTTAAGGCCGACTGTGGTACAAGCCGTTATCTTTCTGCATTGCTGGGTGGCCCTCTGTGTGCAATGGCCTTCCTGCTTCCTTGGTTCCCTTGGAAAAACTATCAAGAAGGCGACTGGCTTAATGGAATTCACCTGATGGTGTCATCGTGTGCCTTTGAGAGCACCCTCTCCTGTATTCAGCAAGCCCAGTGTAGATGGTTTGTAGGGACCTTCCCTAGACATGAAAGTAGGCTTCGTCTTCTTAAAATCAACCACGTGGCATCACTGATAGGCTCGGCCAGTGTCCTTTTCTTTGGCCTCATCTCCAATAACATGGAGAGTTTGCCCGAATTTCAGGCTGCCGCTGTGCTCATTGCCTTTCTTGCCGCTGCCAGTATGCGTGCTGGCATGAACCACATGAAATGTTTTGAATGGAAAAGAAGCCTGGAGGAAAATGTGCCCTTGGGGACAGAGGAGGATCTTGCCTTATGGATGGGACAGATCCTGACCCAGAAGAACTTGTACCTTTTTCTGATCacgagtttcttccaagtcttccatttAGCCGTCTTCAGCAACTTCATGATGATCTTCACAGATCACCTCATTCCCGGGGACATCCTTTCTTCGTCTGTAAGGAGCGTCATGTATGGCGCAAGCTTCATTTGCCCACAG TGCCTCCTACTTGTGGGTCATTCCTGGCTGAAGAAATTTGGTTATTATAAGATCATCCTAGTTTCTTTCTACCTAGAAGGGACAGCTTCCATTGTCATGTTACTTCTGGGAGCGGACTACTATTACTGTTTGGCTCTCTATCTCACGCTTATCAT ggtgATAGTGAAAGCTTCTTATTGCTTATTTAACCTGCCTCTAGCTGACATGATTGACGCAGAATTACTTAAGTTCAATAGGCA GCCACTCTTTCCCTCAATGGTTTTTGGCATCAATGCTTTGCTTACCAAACCTGCTCGGTTTTTAGCTCCCATGGTGATACTTTCCAAGCTCACTCAGTTTGGATATAGAAGCCCAGACAGAag aaatgttttaggGGGTTGCTATTATATGCCAGGCACAAAGGTATTGGAAATGAAAGGTGAATGA